In Nocardioides sp. InS609-2, a single genomic region encodes these proteins:
- a CDS encoding ABC transporter permease subunit translates to MSTTAAPSMIDLTSTPQVPMSRLAKVELRKALDTRAGRWFALSILALVLVVEVIYAFAAPDDAKDYGDFLGVAGGVLGYFMPILIIMLVTSEASQRNGLVTFTLEPRRSRVVVAKFLAGFALAVAVMVLAALIAVVGTLVGSAAGASPEWTVDGNLLFNGFVLSNAIGVLIGFAIATLIMNTPAAIVGYFVYSLILPIAVGILGSLSSGFEKFAPWIEFNTAQKPLFMGDYTPTGEQWAQIATSGTIWLVIPLVLGIARLLRIEFK, encoded by the coding sequence ATGAGCACCACCGCTGCCCCCTCGATGATCGACCTCACGTCGACCCCGCAGGTCCCGATGAGCCGACTGGCCAAGGTGGAGCTCCGCAAGGCGCTCGACACCCGTGCCGGTCGATGGTTCGCCCTGTCGATCCTGGCCCTGGTCCTGGTGGTCGAGGTCATCTACGCGTTCGCAGCGCCCGACGACGCGAAGGACTACGGCGACTTCCTGGGCGTCGCCGGCGGCGTGCTCGGCTACTTCATGCCGATCCTCATCATCATGCTCGTCACCAGCGAGGCCAGCCAGCGCAACGGCCTGGTGACGTTCACCCTCGAGCCCCGACGGTCGAGGGTCGTGGTCGCCAAGTTCCTGGCCGGCTTCGCGCTCGCGGTCGCCGTGATGGTGCTGGCCGCGCTGATCGCGGTCGTCGGCACGCTCGTCGGCTCGGCCGCCGGCGCGTCTCCCGAGTGGACCGTCGACGGCAACCTTCTCTTCAACGGCTTCGTGCTCTCCAACGCGATCGGTGTCCTGATCGGCTTCGCGATCGCCACCCTGATCATGAACACCCCGGCGGCGATCGTCGGCTACTTCGTCTACAGCCTGATCCTGCCGATCGCGGTCGGCATCCTGGGCTCGCTCAGCTCGGGCTTCGAGAAGTTCGCACCGTGGATCGAGTTCAACACCGCGCAGAAGCCCCTCTTCATGGGCGACTACACCCCGACGGGTGAGCAGTGGGCACAGATCGCCACCTCCGGCACCATCTGGCTGGTCATCCCGCTGGTCCTCGGCATCGCACGCCTGCTGCGCATCGAGTTCAAGTAG
- a CDS encoding ATP-binding cassette domain-containing protein, translated as MITVEGLSKSYGNFRAVDDVSFACQPGRVTGFLGPNGAGKTTTMRIMVGLTAPSAGRVTIGGHLYQDIPNPGRHVGVLLDASAQHAGRTGREILSIGAETMGLPASRVDEMLELVSLDKTEAKRRLRNYSLGMKQRLGIAHALLGDPSVLILDEPANGLDPAGIRWMRGLLKGYADRGGTVLLSSHLLNEVELIADEMILIGRGKIVAQGDKASLLAGAKHDTTNVSSLDNDLLTKALEHEGYSVAPAGAGLRVESAPVDVGRVAADNTIVLTDLRSADGGLEDLFLELTSDTQRDVLPEGAQA; from the coding sequence ATGATCACCGTTGAAGGTCTCTCCAAGTCGTACGGAAACTTCCGTGCGGTCGATGACGTCAGCTTTGCCTGCCAGCCCGGCCGCGTGACCGGCTTCCTCGGTCCCAACGGCGCCGGCAAGACCACCACGATGCGCATCATGGTCGGCCTCACCGCGCCGTCCGCGGGCCGCGTCACCATTGGCGGTCACCTCTACCAGGACATTCCCAACCCCGGCCGGCACGTGGGCGTGCTCCTCGACGCCTCGGCCCAGCACGCCGGTCGCACCGGCCGCGAGATCCTGAGCATCGGCGCCGAGACGATGGGCCTGCCCGCCTCCCGCGTCGACGAGATGCTCGAGCTGGTCTCGCTCGACAAGACCGAGGCCAAGCGCCGACTGCGCAACTACTCGCTCGGCATGAAGCAGCGCCTCGGCATCGCCCACGCCCTGCTCGGTGACCCGTCGGTGCTGATCCTCGACGAGCCCGCCAACGGTCTCGACCCCGCCGGCATCCGGTGGATGCGCGGGCTCCTCAAGGGGTACGCCGACCGCGGTGGCACCGTACTGCTGTCCAGCCACCTGCTCAACGAGGTCGAGCTGATCGCCGACGAGATGATCCTCATCGGCCGCGGCAAGATTGTCGCCCAGGGCGACAAGGCGTCGCTGCTCGCCGGTGCCAAGCACGACACCACCAACGTCTCGTCGCTCGACAACGACCTGCTCACCAAGGCCCTCGAGCACGAGGGCTACTCCGTCGCGCCCGCCGGCGCCGGCCTGCGCGTCGAGTCCGCTCCGGTCGACGTCGGCCGCGTGGCTGCCGACAACACCATCGTCCTGACCGACCTCCGCTCCGCTGACGGCGGACTCGAGGATCTCTTCCTCGAGCTCACCTCCGACACCCAGCGCGACGTACTCCCCGAAGGAGCCCAGGCATGA